Part of the Olsenella profusa DSM 13989 genome, GTCGCCCAGGTAGCCGCAGGGACAGGGGTTGGAGGCGGCCACAAGCTGAAAGTCGCAGGGGAAGCGATACACGCCATCCACCCGTACGATGCGCACCTCCTTGTCCTCCATGGGCTGTCGGAGCGTCTGAAGGACGTTCGTCGCAAATTCCGGCAGCTCGTCCAGGAACAGGACGCCCTTGTGAGCGAGGGACACCTCGCCTGGAAGGACGGGCCTCCCGCCGCCCACCAAGCCACCTGCGGAGACGGAGTGGTGGGGCGCACGGAAGGGCCGCACGCCACGCATGGCGTCGTCCAAGGGCTGGCCCGCCACAGAGGTCACCAGACATACCTCCTCCAGCTCTGGCTCCGTGAGGCTGGGCAGGATGGTGGGCAGCCTCCGCGCAAGCATCGTCTTGCCCGAGCCCGGTGGCCCCACCATGAGAATCCCATGCCCACCTGCGGCGGCAATGGTAAGCGCGCGCTTCGCAGACTCCTGCCCGAACACGTTCGCGAAGTCGAGACCCTCCGTCCCATCGTCCTGCTCCCCTCCCGCAAGGCCATGGGGTACCTCCCCGTCGAGCGTCGAGACGCCCTCCCTGAGGTCCGCCAGCGAGCCAATCGCCAGAATCGCATGGGTCGACGCGCCCGCATGGAGCGCGTCGCGCGCACACGCGAGCGACGCGCCCAGACGATGTGCCAGATGCTGGTAGGCCACGGCGCCACGCGTGAGGGAGACCTCTCCCGCAAGGCCCAGCTCGCCCACGAGCAAACAACCGTCGAGACCCGCCAGGGGGATCTGCCCCGAGAGTGCCAGAATGCCTACCGCAATGGGCAGGTCAAAGGCGGTCCCGCTCTTACGCATCTCGGCGGGAGCGAGGTTCACGGTATAGTGCATGCGCGGGAGCTTGTAGCCGGCCGCCTTGATGGCGCAGCGAACGCGCGCCGCAACCTCCATGGTGCTCGTGCCCGTCATGCCGACGATGGTGATGCCCGGAATGCCACCGGAGGATGCCACTTCGACGGAGATGGGAAGCGCCTCGATGCCCCTCAGACAGGCCGAGGCGACCGTGATCGTGCCCACCATCAGAGGTCACACACGAAGGCGCCGCTGAGATGGCGCACGGTGGCGTCCCTTGCCGCCCTGACCTTGATGGCGATGACGTCAAAGCGCACGAGGCTCTCGTCCGGGTTCTCGACGAGATACTCCAGGGCGATCTTGCGATAGCGCTCCTGCTTGCGCTTGTCGACCGCGATCTCGGGCATGACGTCATCGCCCTCTGAGTCAGCCAGGCGCGCCTTTACCTCCACCATCACGACGCAGCGCCCCTGCCGGGCGACGATGTCCGCCTCGCCTCCGCGATTGCGCATGTTGCGTTCGAGCACATGGTAGCCACGTTGCTTGAGGTACAGCTCCGCCAGGTCCTCGCCGAGCGTGCCCAGCTGCCTTGTGGTCATCTTTCGTGGATCGCCATCGGCCCCCCTCGTGCCGAGCTCGAGCGCCATGGTCCAGGCATGCATGCCCCCATGCCGCGAATCCTCATCGAATCCGTCATCAAACGCATAGTCCTCGAAGGAGTCATCCTCCCACTCGGACGGTTCGACGCCGCCACGCCCGAAGACCGTGCGCGGCCCCCCTCTCCCATCTGCCATGCCTGCTCCTTCCCGTGATGGACGAGCGAGCACTGAGCATGACAGGCATAGCTGGCAGAGATGCCTGCAGAAGCTGCAGGCATCTGCTGACATGGGCATGCCTGTGTCAGATCTACCGAGGAAGGCCACCTACAGAGCGGCGCCAGAAGGGGACAAGGAAAGCACGCGCGAACGGCCCCCTCAGAAGAGGGAGTGTGTCTCCAAGAAGTTCCCACAGAACGAGACGCGATGGATGGGCGTGAGCCCATGGTCACGGATGGCCTGGATGTGCTCCGCAGAGCCATAGCCCTTGCAGGCGGCAAGGTGATAGGCCGGATACTCCCCGTCGTACTCCACCATGAGGGCGTCACGCGTGACCTTGGCCACGATGGACGCGGCCGAGATGCAGGCAATACGTGCATCCCCCCTCACGAGCGTCCTCTCGCGGGGGTGCACATGCACGGGATTTCCATCGATGAGCACGCAGTCGGGATCGACACCGGCATCCTCGATGGCGCCGGACATCGCCATCCGCAGCGCCTGGGGCATGCCCACGGCATCGATGGAGGCAGGCTCGACGTGACAGATGCCGATGGCACGGGCCACCTGGCGAATCCTGTTGGCCAGCCCGGCGCGACGGGCGGGCGCCAGCCGCTTGGAGTCGTTGATGCCCCATACCCTGGGGTCAGGGGGAAGGGCTACCGCACACACCGTCAACGGCCCCGCAAGGGCACCGCGTCCCACCTCGTCCACACCGAGCACGAGGCCATCGCCGCCCATCTCGCCCATGAGGGCGTACATCCCCTCCACGCGCTCGCGCTGCGCCTGCTCGCGCCCGCGGCGGCGGCAGGCGACCTCGACGGCATGCCGCACCTGACGACGGGGATCATGCCCATAGCGCTCGATGAGGTCATCAAGCTCCTCGAGGGGGGCGCCAGCAAGCAGGCCGGCGACCTCCTTGGCCGTTGCGGCATGCGACGCGCCCATTCGCTCCCCCTCCCAAAAAGACCGCCCCGCAGCCGCGGGGCGGCACCGCTGGCTCCTAGCGCCTCTCGCGGATGCGCGCCGCCTTGCCGACGCGGTCACGCAGGTAGTAGAGCTTGGCACGATGGACGTCCCCATGGCGCACGACCTCGAGCTGGGCGATCTTGGGGCTGTGGAGGGGGAAGGTGCGCTCGACGCCGACGCCGAAGGAGATCTTGCGGACGGTGAGGGTCTCGCGGGAGGAGTCGCCGCTCATGCTGATGACGTCGCCCTGGAAGACCTGCTCGCGCTCGCGGTCGCCTTCCTTGATGCGGTAATGCACCTTGACGTTGTCACCGACACGAACCGGCGGGATGTCCTCGCGGATCTGCTGGCGCTCGATGGCGCGGATGTAGTCCATGGTTACCTCGTCTCTAGAGGTGCCGTCGTCCCGTGAGCGGCACGTAGGCTTACACACGGCGAGTCATTATATGGCATGCGCCCCGTCGGGGCAAGGAGGTCCAGGTTCCCTTCCCGCGCTTGGGCACAAAGCGACCACAATGGCCGGGCGCGAGCTATGCCTGGGCGAGCCCCCAGCCGATGGTGCGCTCGCGCATGCCCACGGAGTCGCGGTAGATCCCCTCCTTGCGCATGTCTGGGGTCGACCGAACTCGATGTCGCTCTCGATGGTGTCATCGAAGAGGTAGACGTCCTTGAAGACCATGGAGAAGCTGGAGAGCAGGGCGTCCACCTTCCAGTCGCGCACGTCGTGCGCACACACATGACGGTGGCGACAAACAGGCCGCAGCGCGGGTCAGTCACGGCGAGCATCCGTAGATGGCACCGGTGGTCACGCCCGCCGACGTGACGGTGCCGCGCATCGAGACACCGGAGAGGCCCCCTCGAGAAAGGCGGAGCGGGCGGAGTCGAGTATGGCCGCACGGGTGCCGCCAGCTGGGCCGTCCGTGGCCTCGACGTCGTCCATGGATCCCCCTTCCGATTGCCCCCCAGGGCACCTCATCGCGGCGTTCCCCAGCTCAGCCGCCAGGGCGCTGGTCGGACAGGCTCCAGGCCTTGGGCACGTTGAGCTGCTCGTAGAGCCGGATGGCGTAGCGGTCGGTCATGCTGCTCACGTAGTCTGCCGCCTGGACGTCCACGGAGTCCTCCTCGTGAGAGCGATACTCGGCCGGCATTTCGTATGGATGGCATACGAAGTGCGCAAACAGCTCCTCCACAAGATGCGCCGCCTTGGGCTCCTCCCGCTTGGCCTCACCACGGGAGTACAGGTTCTGGAACAGGAAGCCCCTCATCCTCATCATGGCATCCCACACCACATCGGACATGGCGATCTCGCTGCGCTGGGCACTCGCGCCGACCGCGTCGTGCACCATGGTCTCTATGCGCTCGGACGAGCTTGACCCCAGGATGTTGCGCAGATCCACGGGAAGCGACTCCTCGCTCAGGATGCCGGCACGCTTGGCGTCATCCATGTCGTGGGTCACATAGGCCATGCGATCCGCCCGGGCGACCACCTGGCCCTCGAGCGTGTGGGCCGCCGTTCCTTGGTTGTGGTTGACGATGCCATCTATGACCTCTCGGGTGAGATTGAGGCCGCGACCATCCTTCTCCAGCAAGCAGACGATGCGGGCGCTCTGCTCATTGTGATGGAAGAGCCGTGGATCATCAGGGCCGCAGTGCAGCCTGCGTGCCATGGCGCGCTGGAGCGCCCGCTCGCCGCAGTGCCCGAAGGGCGTGTGCCCCAGGTCATGACCAAGCGCTATGGCCTCCGTGAGGTCGACGTTGAGCCCCAGGGGGAGCGCGATGGCGCAGGCGATCTGGGCGACCTCGAGGGTATGCGTCAGGCGCGTGCGATAGTGATCCCCCTCTGGCGCCAGGAAGACCTGCGTCTTGTTGGCAAGGCGCCTGAAGCTCTTGCTGTGCAGGATCCTGTCGCGGTCGCACTGGAAACAGGTGCGCAGGGGATCCGGCGTCTCCTCCCGCACGCGGCCGGAGCTCTCGTCGGAATGGCAGGCCCGGGGGCTGAGCAGCTCGTGCTCGCGTCGCTCCAGGGTCTCTCGGTCGATGACGTCCATACATGCCTCCCGCAAAAAGGCAGGGGGAGAGGCCCCAAAAAGCCCCTCCCCCGTCACAACGGCTCAGACCACGTGACCCTAGGCGAGCTTCCGGGGCCCGCCGTTGGAGCGAATCTTGGCCTGGGCGCCCGCAAGTCGTGCGATGGGCACGCGGTAGGGCGAGCAGGACACGTAGTCAAGGCCGATGTCATAGTACATCTGGATGGAGTCGGGGTCACCGCCGGTCTCGCCGCACACGCCGCAGACGATGGTGTCGTTGGCGGCATGGCCACCCTTGACGCCCGTCTCGACCAGCTTTGCGACGCCGGGATCCAGCGTCTCGAACGGGTTGGCCTTGAGGATCTTCTTGGCAAGGTACTGCGGGATGAACGCAGACTCGACATCGTCGCGTGAGAAGCCAAAGGTGGTCTGCGTGAGGTCATTGGTGCCAAAGGAGAAGAAGTCGGCATACCTGCCGATCTCGTCGGCAGTCACGGCAGCGCGCGGAAGCTCGATCATGCAGCCGATGGGAATGGAGAGCTCGACGCCCTCGGCCTCCTCGATGGACCCGACGACCTTCTCGATCTGCTCGCGGACGAGCTTGAGCTCCTCGACGGTGGAGATGAGCGGCACCATGATCTCGGGCTTGGGGTCGAGGCCCAGCTTCCTGAGCTTGGCGGCAGCACCGGCGATGGCGCGAACCTGCATGTCGTTGAGCTCGGGATAGACGATGCCCAGGCGGCAGCCGCGCAGGCCGAGCATGGGGTTGGCCTCCTGGAAGGAGTCCAGGCGGGCGAGACGCTCGCGCATGGCCGCAATCTGGGTCTCATTCTCGCCACGACCCTCAGCATGGGCGATCTCGACGGCGAGCTCGCGCGGGTCATCGAGAAACTCATGCAGGGGCGGGTCGAGGAGGCGGACGATGACGGCCCTGCCGTCCATGGCCTTGAACATGCCCTCGAAGTCGCCGGTCTGCGCCTTGAGGAGCTGACCCAGGGCCTGCTGCTTCTGGCCGTCGGTGTCCGCGAGGATGAAGGACTGGATGATCTGCTTGCGCTCGCCCAAAAACATGTGCTCCGTGCGGTCCAGGCCGATACCCTCGGCGCCGAAGTCCACGGAGAGCTGGGCATCCTCGGGATTGTCGGCATTGGTGCGCACGCCGAAGATGCGGCCGCGGGAGGCATCGTGACGGACGTCATCGGCCCATTCGAGCATGGTCTCGAGGTCACCGGTGAGCTCGGGACGCGTCAGGGGCACCTCGCCCACGATGATGTCGCCCGTGGTGCCATTGATGGAGATGATGTCACCCTCGTGCAGGGTGACGCCCGTGCCGGAGATGGTGACCTCCTTCTTGTCGGCGTCGATCTTGAGCGCCTCGGCACCGCACACGCAGGGGGCACCCATGCCACGGGCGATGACGGCCGCATGGGACGTCTTGCCACCGTGGGAGGTGAGGATGCCCTCGGCGGCGACCATGCCCTTGAGATCGTCGGGCGTGGTCTCCCAGCGCACGAGGATGCAGGGCTTCTCGATGTGCTGGTAGTGAACGGCCGCGTCGGAGGAGAACACCACGGCACCCACGGCGGCACCGGGGCTGGCATTCATGCCCTTGGCCACGACGTCATAGGTGGCCTTGGGGTCGAACTGGGGGTGCAGCAGCTGATCAAGCTGATCGGGGGCGACGCGCAGGATGGCCTGCTCCTTGGAGATGCGACCCTCCTCGACCATCTGCATGGCCACCTTGAGCGCGGAGAGCGCGGTGCGCTTGCCCACGCGGGTCTGCAGCATCCAGAGCTTGCCCTCCTGGATGGTGAACTCGAGATCCATCATGTCCGCGTAGTGGTCCTCGAGGATCTCGAACACGTGATAGAGGTCCCTGCCCGCCTGCTCGAGGCCCTTGACCTTGGGGAGGTCGGAGATGGGCTCGGTATTGCGGATGCCCGCCACGACGTCCTCGCCCTGGGCGTTGACCAAGAAGTCGCCATAGCGCTCGTTGGTGCCGTCTGCGGGGTTGCGTGTGAAGGCGACGCCGGTGGCGGAGGTGTCACCCATGTTGCCGAAGACCATCACCTGCACGTTGACGGCGGTGCCGAGGGAGTCGTCGATCTTGTTCTGCTTGCGGTACAGGACGGCGCGCTCGGTGTTCCAGGAGCCGAAGACGGCCTGCTCGGCGAGGCGCAGCTGCAGCAGGGGATCCTGGGGGAACGAGGCCTGGCCACCCGGCGCGACCTCGGGGTGGGCCTGGGAGTCGACGTTCTTGGCGAAGATGCCCTTGAAGGTCTCCGTGAGGCCCTTGAGGTCCTCGGCCGTGAGGTCGGTGTCGAGCCTGACGCCCCTCTCTGCCTTCTTCTCGTTGATGGCATCCTCGAAGAGCTGGCCGTCGACACCCATGACGACGTTGGAGAACATCTGGATGAAGCGACGGTAGGAGTCCCACCCGAAGCGCTCGTTGTTGGTCTTCTTGATGAGGCCCAGGACGGACTCATCGTTGAGGCCCAGGTTGAGGACCGTGTCCATCATGCCAGGCATCGAGAACGGCGCACCGGAGCGCACGGAGACGAGCAGCGGGTCGTCCGCGTCGCCGATCTTCTTGCCCATGCGCCGCTCGAGGTCGCGACGGTACTCGTCGATCTCGTCGAGCACGCCCTCGGGCCACACGTTGCCCGCGCTGGAGTAGGCAACGCAGGTCTGGCAGGTGATGGAGAATCCCGGAGGCACGGGAAGGCCGATGTTGGCCATCTCGGCAAGGTTGGCACCCTTGCCACCCGTGATCCACTTGGCCTCATTGACAGTCTTGCCGGCGACCTCGGTCACGTTGTTACCGTTTTCGTCAACGCCGAAACGGTATACGTGCTTCTCAGCCATATAACACCCCTCATCGTCTCTTGGGCGCATGCTCATGCGTCCCCCCTTATGTGAGGAACTGCCCCGGCAAGGCCAGAGGCAGCTCCCGTGTGCCACATTTTATTCTTTCTCAGCCCACATGCCACTCTCCCGTCACATCTCTGGACGGGCGAAATAGGCGGCGGGCGACAACGAGCTCCAGAGAGCCAGCCTACTGGACGGTGGGAGCCTCGTTGTTGGAGCGACGGCCCGCCTGGTACTTGGGTTCGGTGTCCGTAAGCGTCGAGATGATCGTGATGGCAGGTCCCAAGAGGTCGATGCTGGGAACGCCCCTGCCATCAAGCTCGCGGCGTATGTCCCTGCGGAGGTTGCGGTTCACGATCGTGTGAAAGACGGCAACCGGAACACCGGGAACGATGTTGTCATCAAGGAACTTGGCAACCATGTCCACGGTCTTCACGTTGCCCAGCCGAAGAATCTGGATGCAGCCATCGTCAAACTGGTCGGCGGCGGCCTCCACGACACTCGCGGCGGTCTTGCCACGCGCATCGGAGATGACCAGCACGACAGGCGTGGCGTTCTCGTTGGAGCGTGTAGTCTCGAGCGTGTCCTCAGGCATTGGTGAAGCCTCCCAAATTCGTACCCCGGTGTTGCCAGGAACCATCTACCCCTTCGTGCGGGAGAGGAAGCCGATGTCTGCCACATCGGCGAAGACGGCGGCAAAGCGATTGAGCAGGCGCAGTCGGTTCTCCCGTAGCCCAGTGTCCTCGTCCATGACAAGTACGTCATCAAAGAATCGGTCGATGGGCCCTCTTAGTTCCGCAAGTGCTGCACAGGCCTCCCCATAGGCACCCGTGCTCAACGCATTCTTCACATTCCGGTCACCCCGTTCGCACGCATCGAGCAGAGCGCGCTCCGCTGAACCGAGCCTGCGGACATCGACGGCGGTGCCCAGGGAGGCATCCGCCAGATGGGCGGCGCGGGTATAGGCGGTCGCGAGGTCCTCGAAGACCTCGCGGGCACCGTCATGCGCGTCCTGCAGCGCACGCCCACGGGCAAGGAACTCGGCGGGGTCGATGACGTCCACGGCCGAGACGGCATCGATGATGTCGGGGGAGATGCCCTCGTCGCGCGCGATGATGCGCAGGCGGCCCTTGAAGAAGTCGCGCACCCTGCCCGCGGCCTCGGCCTTGTCGAACGAGAGGCCCTGCTCGAGATAGGCATCGAGCGACGTGGAGACGAGCCTTGCGAGCGAGACCGTGGGAAGCTCCCTCAGCAGGGCGACGCACCCGATGGCGGCACGACGCACGGCAAAGGGGTCGGAGGAACCGGTTGGTGCCTCGTCGATGGCAAAGATGCCACAGACGGTGTCGAGCTTGTCGGCAATGGCGACCGCCTTGCCCACGCGGCCGGAAGGCAGCTCGTCACCGGCGAAGCGGGGTCGATAGTGCTCGCGAATGGCGCGCGCGACCTCGTCCGGCTCGCCCTGCGCCCGCGCGTAGTAGCCGCCCATGACCCCCTGCTGGTTTGTGAACTCCACGACGGCCTGGCTGACGAGGTCGGCCTTGGACAGGTGTGCGGCACGGGCGGCGAGGGGGGCATCCTCCGCATGGCCGGCACCCTCCATGACGGCGGGCGCGATGCGCTCCATGCGATGGGTCTTCTGCAGGACGGTGCCCAGCCTCTCCTGGAACGTCACCGTGGAGAGGCGTTCGACGAAGTCCTCGAGCGGATGCTTGAGATCCTCCTCGAAGAAGAACTTGGCGTCGTCGAGGCGGGCGCGCACGACGCGCTCGTTGCCATCGATGACGGTGGAATCCACGGCGGGGTCGGCGTTGGACACGACGACGAACTCACGGGTGAGCATACCGTTCGCATCATAGAGGGGAAAGTAGCGTTGGTTGGAGAGCATGGAGTCACAGATGATCTCCGGCGGCACATCAAGGAAACCCTCGTCGAAGGTGCCCACAAGCACATGGGGCCACTCGGTGAGGTTGACGACCTCGTCAAAGATGCGCCTGGGCATGTCCACATGGGCGCCACCACGTGCCGCTTCGACCTCGGCGACGCCGGCTCGGATGACCTCGCCACGCTCACGCTCGCCCATGACGTATGCGTCGTGCAGCACGTCCACATAGTGGGCCGCGTCGGGCACGACATGCTCGCCCGGCCCCATCACGCGATGGCCGCGGGTGGTGTTGGAGCTCTCGACTCCTGCATAGCGCACGGGCACGACGTCCGTGCCCAGAAGGCAGCAGATCCACCGAATGGGGCGCACGAAGCCCTGATGCTCGTTCCCCCAACGCTGACTGCGGTAGTTGGGCCACTCGAGGGAGGCGATGGCATCCTCGCAGAGCGCGGAGAGCAGGGGTGCCGCGGGCCTCGAGGCCACGCGATGCTCCGCAAACACGTACTCACGCCCGTCATCGTCAACGCGCCTGATGAGGTCGATGGGATCGACGCCCATCTTGCGGGCAAAGCCCTGGGCGGCCTTCGTGGGCGTGCCGTCCTCGGCAAAGGCGATCCGTGTCGCCGGGCCACGGTTGGTCTCGCTGATCTCCTCCGTGGCCGTGGCGACAGCCGCCACCATCACGGTCAGGCGGCGGGGCGTGGAGAGGGTGCTCACCGCACCGTGTGCGAGGCCCGCATCCGTAAGGGCCCCGTCAACCAGCTCACCGAGCTGCCGCTGCGCATGCATGAGCGGGGCGGAGGGCATCTCCTCGCAGCCGATCTCCAGCAGGAGGTCCTTGGTCGTCTCTGCCATCTAGGCCACCTCCCTCGTGGAGGCGGACGCAGGCGTCTTCGACGCCACCTCCGCGAGGTAGGCCTCGCAGCATGCCTTGGCCACGGCGCGCACGCGCAGGATGTAGTTGGCACGCTCGGTTGCCGAGATGGCGCCGCGCGAATCGAGCAGGTTGAAGGCGTGACTGCACTTCATGACGCAGTCGTAGGCCGGAAGGGGCAGCCTGCGGTCGAGGCAGGCGTGGCACTCGGCCTCGTACTCGTCGAACTTCTCTCGCATGAGCGCGACGTTGGCCACCTCGAAGTTGTAGGTCGAGAACTCGCGCTCGTTCTCGAGGAAGACGTCACCGTACGTCATGGGCATGCCATCGGGCAGGTGGCTCCACACGATGTCGTAGACGGAGTCGACGCCCTGGGCGTACATGGCGATGCGCTCGAGGCCGTAGGTGACCTCCACGGGCACGGGGTCGACCTCGATACCGCCCACCTGCTGGAAGTAGGTGAACTGGGTGACCTCCATGCCGTCCATCCACACCTCCCAGCCGAGACCCCAGGCACCCAGCGTGGGACTCTCCCAGTCGTCCTCCACGAAGCGGACGTCGTGCTCGGCGGGATCGAGGCCGATGGCACGAAGCGATCCCAGGTAGAGGTCCTGGGAGTCGACCGGGGACGGCTTGAGGATCACCTGGTACTGATAGTAGTGCTGCATGCGGTTGGGGTTCTCGCCGTAGCGACCGTCGGTGGGGCGGCGGCAGGGCTGCGCGTAGCAGGTGCGCCAGGCATCGGGTCCCAGCGAGCGCAGGAGCGTGGCCGTATGGAAGGTGCCCGCGCCCACCTCGCTGTCGTAGGGCTGCATGACGGTGCAACCCTGCGCGGCCCAATAGTGCTCAAGGGCCAAGATCATATCCTGAAAGGTAAGTGGCTGTACGCTCATGTGCTCGTCCTCTCCCCCTCCGCTAGAGGGTGCGGAGGTCGTCAAAGGGCCAATAGATGAGTATGGCGCGCGATGTCACGCTCGCGATGGGGACGGCACCAAAGTAGCGTGAGTCGAGCGAGTTGGTGCGGTTGTCCCCCATGACCCAGATGCAGCCATCAGGCACCACGTAGGGATAGGAGATGGGACCAGAGAGATTGCTGGCATGCTCCTCCAGCGGCATGGAGGCCCTGCCTTCGGTATAGCTCTCGTCGCATGCCTGATCGTCCACATACACCGTGCCGCCCCTGAGGTCGACCGTCTGGCCCGACATGGCGATGACGCGCTTGATGAGCGTCTCCCCCGAGCCCGCAGGGTCAAGAAACGTGACGACGTCACCCTGACGAGGCGCACCGAAGCGATAGGAGACCTTCTCCCCCACCACACGGTCCCCCAGTTGGATGGTGTCGAGCATGGATCCCGAGGGAACATAGAAGACGCCAAGGACGAAGGTGAAGAGCAGCCACATGACGAGCACGGTGCCGCCCACCGTCACCAGCCACCAGAGTGCCCCGCCGTCCGCAGGCGTCTCCGTCTCATGCTGCCTGTCATGCCTCATCCTAGCCCACCCCCTAGGGTGCCGTCCCCACCGATGCCACAAACGCCCGCTCCTCATCCGTGAGGGATGCCCCTTCCAAAAGATCGGGGCGCCAGCGGGCCGTACGTTCGAGGGCACTCCTGCGCCGCCACGCATCCACCGCGCCGTGGTCGCCAGAGAGCAGGACGTCGGGAACGGACATGCCCCTGAACGTGGCGGGGCGCGTGTACTGAGCATACTCGAGGAGCCCCTCCGAGAAGGACTCGTCCTTGGAACTCATCTCGTCACCGAGCGTCCCCGGCAGGAGGCGCACGACGGCATCGATCACCACGAGCGCGGCAAGCTCCCCACCCGTCAGGACAAAGTCCCCTAGGGAGAGCGTCTCGTCCGCCAACGCATAGGCTCGCTCGTCCATGCCCTCATAGCGTCCGCACACAAGGAGGATGCGCTCCTCACATGCGAGTCGCTCGGCACGACGCTCGTCAAAGGCGCGCCCACAGGGGGAAAGGAACACTACATGGGGATGGGATGGGCCCCTGCTCGAGAGATCCTCGACAGCCTCGAAGACCGGCTCGCACTTCATGAGCATGCCCTGGCCACCGCCAAAGGGGGCATCGTCCACCGTATTGTGACGGTCGTGCGTCCAATCCCTGAGGTCATAGGCCTCGAAGTCGAAGATATGCCGTCTGCGGGCACGCCCCAGTATGGACTCGTTGACATAGGAGTCAAAGACCTGGGGAACCACCGACAGCGCCTCAAGCATCACG contains:
- the glyS gene encoding glycine--tRNA ligase subunit beta is translated as MAETTKDLLLEIGCEEMPSAPLMHAQRQLGELVDGALTDAGLAHGAVSTLSTPRRLTVMVAAVATATEEISETNRGPATRIAFAEDGTPTKAAQGFARKMGVDPIDLIRRVDDDGREYVFAEHRVASRPAAPLLSALCEDAIASLEWPNYRSQRWGNEHQGFVRPIRWICCLLGTDVVPVRYAGVESSNTTRGHRVMGPGEHVVPDAAHYVDVLHDAYVMGERERGEVIRAGVAEVEAARGGAHVDMPRRIFDEVVNLTEWPHVLVGTFDEGFLDVPPEIICDSMLSNQRYFPLYDANGMLTREFVVVSNADPAVDSTVIDGNERVVRARLDDAKFFFEEDLKHPLEDFVERLSTVTFQERLGTVLQKTHRMERIAPAVMEGAGHAEDAPLAARAAHLSKADLVSQAVVEFTNQQGVMGGYYARAQGEPDEVARAIREHYRPRFAGDELPSGRVGKAVAIADKLDTVCGIFAIDEAPTGSSDPFAVRRAAIGCVALLRELPTVSLARLVSTSLDAYLEQGLSFDKAEAAGRVRDFFKGRLRIIARDEGISPDIIDAVSAVDVIDPAEFLARGRALQDAHDGAREVFEDLATAYTRAAHLADASLGTAVDVRRLGSAERALLDACERGDRNVKNALSTGAYGEACAALAELRGPIDRFFDDVLVMDEDTGLRENRLRLLNRFAAVFADVADIGFLSRTKG
- a CDS encoding glycine--tRNA ligase subunit alpha, translating into MSVQPLTFQDMILALEHYWAAQGCTVMQPYDSEVGAGTFHTATLLRSLGPDAWRTCYAQPCRRPTDGRYGENPNRMQHYYQYQVILKPSPVDSQDLYLGSLRAIGLDPAEHDVRFVEDDWESPTLGAWGLGWEVWMDGMEVTQFTYFQQVGGIEVDPVPVEVTYGLERIAMYAQGVDSVYDIVWSHLPDGMPMTYGDVFLENEREFSTYNFEVANVALMREKFDEYEAECHACLDRRLPLPAYDCVMKCSHAFNLLDSRGAISATERANYILRVRAVAKACCEAYLAEVASKTPASASTREVA
- the lepB gene encoding signal peptidase I yields the protein MRHDRQHETETPADGGALWWLVTVGGTVLVMWLLFTFVLGVFYVPSGSMLDTIQLGDRVVGEKVSYRFGAPRQGDVVTFLDPAGSGETLIKRVIAMSGQTVDLRGGTVYVDDQACDESYTEGRASMPLEEHASNLSGPISYPYVVPDGCIWVMGDNRTNSLDSRYFGAVPIASVTSRAILIYWPFDDLRTL
- the trmD gene encoding tRNA (guanosine(37)-N1)-methyltransferase TrmD, with product MMLEALSVVPQVFDSYVNESILGRARRRHIFDFEAYDLRDWTHDRHNTVDDAPFGGGQGMLMKCEPVFEAVEDLSSRGPSHPHVVFLSPCGRAFDERRAERLACEERILLVCGRYEGMDERAYALADETLSLGDFVLTGGELAALVVIDAVVRLLPGTLGDEMSSKDESFSEGLLEYAQYTRPATFRGMSVPDVLLSGDHGAVDAWRRRSALERTARWRPDLLEGASLTDEERAFVASVGTAP